Below is a window of Candidatus Flexicrinis affinis DNA.
ATGATGCCGCCTTGTTGGAGCCGCTGCGCGCCGTTTCGAACACGTAACCGACGGCAATCGCGGCAACGGCCGCAATCAGCATCCCGAGCTTGTTGGGCAGCCCATTGAGCAGCAGGCCGAGCGTTCCGCCCGTGATCGCACAGGCGATCATGGGGCGCGTACGCAGCATCGGTACGACCATGCCGATAAACGTCACGCTCATCGCGAAGTCGAGCCCCAGCCCGCCGCCAGCCATCAGCGCCTGACCGGCGACGATGCCGATCACCGTCACCATCTGCCACGCGACGAACAAGCCCAGCTCGGCGCCCAGCATAAACCAGTGGCGGTCTTCGGCGTTCTCGGCCGAGCGCTCGAAGTGCACGACGGTGATGGTGTAGGCTTCATCGGTGA
It encodes the following:
- a CDS encoding AzlC family ABC transporter permease, with the protein product MDITTVGAAPWSARWKEFAAGLIAVLPMVAGAIPFGLIFGAFAISVGLSPLAVMGMSLFVFAGSSQFIGATLWGQGASAVLIIVTTLVVNSRHALYSASMAPYLKHLPQRWLIPLGFLLTDEAYTITVVHFERSAENAEDRHWFMLGAELGLFVAWQMVTVIGIVAGQALMAGGGLGLDFAMSVTFIGMVVPMLRTRPMIACAITGGTLGLLLNGLPNKLGMLIAAVAAIAVGYVFETARSGSNKAAS